TGGAAGAGGAAAAAGAGGCAGAGGGAGTGGAAGAGGGAGAGCCACAAGCACAGACACAGGGAGAGCCAGAGGAAGAGGTATGGCAGCGTATTTTGAATGTGGAAGTGGTTCTGGTTCAGGTGTTTGATTGTTGAAATTTGTTTCATTGTGCTATTCCGACTACTAGGACTACTGGAATTACTATATGTTATTTGGACTACTAGAACTACTGGAATTACTATGTGTTATTTGAACTACTAGGACTACTTTGAATTACTATATGTTATTTGGACTACTAGAACTACTAGAGAATTACTATGTGTTATTTGAACTACTAGGAATACTGGGTTTACTATGTGTTATTTGGACCACATATATATTAGTATGAGTATTTATGTTTAGTATGTAGAAtcgatatatattttatgattattatcaATTTGTAGACTAGTTacttactaaatatatattaagactattttttatgattatttcagcagtttaagaaaaatcttttcattttttcaaaaaactctCTTAACTTTCATTGTTATTGTATGAATGGTTAGACAATAGTAaggaaaatctaaaaaaatacgtATTTATGGCAAATGCTTCCTGAAAATGTCttctttaataattattatagtgTAAAAGCATCAGTTTTACTACAAAAAAGCTCATTTTCTCAGGGTTTTACTAGATAAACCTAAAAATTGCCAAAAGATTACTATGTGTAAGGTAGTATTACTAAGTCCTTGAAACTTACCAAGAATTACTAAgtgtaatcaaaatataatatcaaaatatatgacGGCTGCACGTTTTACATGTGCATTTTTATCcatgcacgttttacatgtgGTTTgcattttacttattttataaaatggagtatttttcaaaaattttaaaaagtaatttttttaaaaaattatgaagtatttttccaaaattttgacCAAAGTTTCCACTGTAATTTTGAGTTACCACACCTGTTTAAAAAGCATAAAACATCCAGAAACTTAACATAACATCCAGAAGCAGAAACATAACATCCTAACAAGTTCAAGAGAAGCATTTTAGGCAGAAACATAACATCCTAACTTGAATAATACATATACATAACATAAGCATTTTAGGTTTTTGTTTTAAGCTTCTTCTTTGGCACTTCTAGCTCATCAGTCTTTCCCTCAGTGAAAGGAGACTGCACCCACCGTGATGGTTCACTTTTTCTCTTCTCCGGCAGCGGCGTACATGGCTTCAATGTAGCCTCAGTCTTCTTCGGCCTGTCTTTCTTCTTAGGTGCACCATCAGCTTTAGCTTTCTTTTTTTCAGCTCTAGCTTTCTTTTTTTCAGCTTCAGCTCTCATTTTTGCTAGTCTCTCAGCTCTGGGAATGCCATACGGCACTGCTATGACCTTGACCTTAGGCTTGCGCTTAGTCTTTAATTCTACctcaactgacttctcagcTAGCTCAGTCTGTTTCTTAGCGGGACTCTCCACAAGATTATCTTTAATTTCCTCAGCtttttcctcctcttcctccacaTCTAGATCGACATCAGATTCAACTGACTTCTCAGCTAGCTCAGCATGTTTCTCAGAGGGACTCTCCACAGGATTATCTTCACTTTCCTCTGCTTTTTCCTCCTCTTCATCCACATCTTGATCCTCTTTCTCAGCTAACTCAGCATCTTTCTCAGTAACCTCAGCCTCTTTCTCAACAATCTCAGTCTGAATAGCTTCTTGCTCTGTCTGAGTATCTTCTACCTCAACCTCTTTCTCAGCTAGCTCAGCAATCCCTGTTACCACAACAATCTCTGGTGATATAGAGATTGCTTTCCTCGCATCTGCTGCCTTAGTTCTACCACGTGGTGTAATGACTATTACTCCGGTAGAGGTAGGAGTTCCCTTGGATTCTACtttctcagcctctttctcttcttgaacctctttctcagcctctttctcaccctcttcctcaccctctttctcttcttgaacctctttctcagcctctttctcaccctctttctcttcttgaacctctttctcagcctctttttcaccctctttctcttcttgaacCTCTTTCTCAGCCTCTTCCTCACCCTCTTTCTCAACCTCTTCCTCAGCCTCAGACTCATCATCAATTGTCCTCCAAAATTCTTCTGCTTGCACTCTCACTCTTTCCTGAAGCCTTAACAGAGAACTTTCTCCATCTGATTCCTCCACGTATTCTTCGCCTTTCTCAACAGAGTCACtgttttctttgtctttttcaggttcgtggtctttctcttcttcacccttctcattgttttctttctcaccatccttaCTGTTTTTCCCACCCGAGACCACATCCTTTTCCTCGCCAGACTCACTGTTTTCCTTGTCTTCCTTAGCCTTCTCACTGTTTTCCTTCCCTTCAGCTCTACCATAATCTCTATCATCCCATCCAAAATCCATATCTTCACCATAGTTCCTCTCCTCATTTTTGTTGCTCTCAATAGAAGTCAGcttttcttctattttcttagCCCTTCTTCTAAGTTGGCGCTGattcttttcaaatttactcATCCTCACATCCATATCACCCAGCTTTGCCTCCACCACTGATTTAAGACCAGAAAACCCTTCACTTATGGCCCCCAAAATCTTTTCTTCCAGAGCTTTCAAGCTCTCCAACCCAGATTTAGAAGACGAATCTTCTAAAAACGTCACCTTTTCTTTgtccttcttctttttaaacACTCGTGCAGCAACATCTAAGTCGTATAGCTTTTTCCAAAATATCTTCTTATGCTTCACATTTAGCCAGTGGTTCCAAGTATCACTTGTGCTTCCCTCACAATGATACTCTCGCTCCTCATCAATTATACGAGCCAGCATGATTTCCTCACCCACAGTTGGCACCAACACACTGTTAAtaacctggaaaaaaaacagaaaaggaaaatcagtttaaattttattatattcttctAGTTTCTACTAcaaagtatatatacatataccttTGTGTGTCCAAGTGCAGCATATATATCTTCCAAAGGATAGCCCTTCATGCTACTCTTTGTAAAGCGGCTCTTGCACATCCTAGGACAATCTTCAGAAGGTGTGTCTGCAGATAGTCGAAATGTTTTCCCCAGCTTAGGAATACACTCAAAAGCCAAAATCTACACAAATATTGTAGCGCTGTCAGATTTACGGTTATAAAACAACTCATATTTGACTAGATTGTATGCTTTACCTCTAATGGAATTATGAATCCAGGAAAGCCGCATGCCGGGTGCACTTCACCCTTCAGAAGCTCCATCATATGCTTAATGTTCTTTATTGCATCTTCAAATGTCAAACGACCCCATGGAAATGTTCTGCAAACATCCAAATCTTCCACGATCCTTAAGATGAACGGGTCTACTGGTCCGGAATCCTTTGCCTGTCCTCTGATAACCCGACCAAGGAAGAACAAGACAGCCATCTTCAATCTATCATTGCATGGCGTCTTCATAGACAACAGCTTCTGCTCCACATCTGTTATGGTGATCTTCTTTAGTCCACCGAAGTAATAATCCACAAACTTCGTACTCCCGAGCTTCAAATATTTCCTTGGATACTCATGGCAGTCTAAGCCCGAGATGAGGGCATGCTCCCTCATAGAATAGCGGATGGGAACACCATTCAGACTAAACCAtgcaacatcttcttcttcagtcgAAATGGTGCGCAAGAGTAACATCCACATTCCTTGGAGCTTCAGGTATTGTTCATCAGGCATGTGGAAGAAGTGACGAAATTGAGGATGGGTTGTGAACCATTTAACCTCCTCCTTAAGCTTCTTAATCACGTCCACTGTATTCTTCACAAAGCACTTGGTTTGAATCTTGCAAGTCTTCGTGAACTCTGTGCTCTTGAAGTATAATTCAAGGGGCTGTGGTGGTTGCCTTGCCTgcaatcataatatatatgtattagtcATTTGTTACTACTAAAACTAGTATACTTTCACACTGACAATGAAACGAGTGCAAAAACTACCTTAGATGATACATCAGACATGTCATCACTTTCTGAATCAACAGAGAGAGAAACTACAGTCGTTTCTCTTGCCGGCTCATTCCCAGCTGAGACCGCCTTTCTAGCTCTAGTTCTACTGGAGACTCCAACGCACGTAGTAGATGGATTCTTTCTTTTTCGGCCCTTCATTTCCTGTACAAGAAGTTAGAAACGCTGTTAAGAACACAACAAGTCACCGTCAATTACTCCAAATGCAAACCGCATAGCAAACATCAATTATTACATCTCAACAATGCAATACTCAGAGGAAACTACTCACTTACGAAAGGAACGAAGATGGAGACTAGAATTTCGtcggagaaagaagaagaaacgaagCGGTTCTCGATTCTAGAGAGTTGAGACCCGAGAAATAAGAGGGAGAGAGGACGTCTACGGAGAGATTAATGGATTCTTGATTTAGACGAAGGAGGACGACGAAGAAAGCCACAACGCACGGAGGCTAGGGTTTCGTCGCAATCGCAAGAGAGAAGCCGGAGAGGAACGAGACGGGATTTAGATTTAGgtggagagggagagagacaaAACGCTTCGTTTAGAGTATAGGATCCAGTTCAGTTTGGTTGGGTCGGGTAGAGCAGGTCGGGTTGGTAATAAGTTGGTTTCATTAAGGTCCCTAGCGTCTTTAACCACGTTTTACccgattttatatttaaaaaaaaataaaaaatatattcttttttattaCAGGGTGAATTCAGCATTTCTAATGGAGAGGGAGGGGCATTTCGAGTTAAACTCCGTTGAGGGGTGATAAAGTCATTGAACAACAAGAAAGTGTGTGTCAAGTGTAATGCGTCTTTTGTTGCAATTGAAAAGTGAAAAAGTATCTATAAGAATAATTTTCTCGCTATTTATATACGAATGCaacaaaatcaattaatttaacaaATTCAGTTAATATATCTTGGTTTTGAACCGTAATTTTGTGTGCCATCAATACTATTTTCCTATTTCGACGTAATTGATATTTTGCTTATTTTGTGCCATCAAATATTTACTATTCTATTGCATTTATAAAACTCATTAATGTGAACTCTACGATATTTCTAAAGTGAGTGACCTATATTAATATAAACTTAATAGGTAAAAACCCGCCCTACGGGTGGGTATGTAAATGActgaataatataaaatatcttaaattgtaatgaaaatttgaaaatgtaattttattaaCAATCAAAAATTCTCATGCTCTTTCAATTCAAGTCAAGGGTGGTAGCATCAATCGTCGGTGTGGTTGTTTCAACAACAACATCTACAGGATCAGAGCCAGTTGATACCCAGCCTTGTCCTCTGTATTTTTTGAGATTGTGTTTTCGGCGTCGTGAACAACTGCATAAGGTAGAGCTTCCCAATCTGCAGCCATCAAGGGTTTGTTAGCGTTCAGAACATTACGGTCTTTGATTTCAGGCATGTGAGACACATCTTCAGTGGAATTGTGCACTTGTACTATATGGCTTATATCAACTGTTCGAGGATTCCAACACACTACATTTTTCACCAGTAGGCAATGTCAAATACAAATGAACGCATGTGTAGAGAACTCTCAAGTCTCACaagacaaaaaatatatagttataagTGCCACAATCGCTAAATCAGTATCTACATAAATTGATAATGTAACTGACCTAGAAGTCGTGATCCTCGCAACGAAGAATACCTAGTCAACataatttaggaaaaaaattatgGATGCTTGTATAGATTAACACACTAATCTTAAGATTTCACAAAAACTAATCAAACAATCTCCTTCACCGGAAGATATAAAATCAAAGAGGCGACACATGTCCGATGGTAGGAGATGATTGACGGCAGCACTGGTTGAAGATGAGTTtctcacaaaagaaaaaattaaaacactaCTGCTGGGATTACCTTGTCGAGTAATAGCATGTCGACACACATTAGCTACATTTTCTGTACATATTATGACATCACCCGCAATTTCTTATGTCATCTTTGTCCTGTATTTGACAATCTTGGCTCTGTCATTAATAGGCTTGGTGGTGCCCGAGCAGCAACAGCCTTTAAGAATATTTTGAGAGATACTTCAGCTTCTTAGCAGACTCATTGGCTTTCTGAATCACATCTGCCATAGTTTCTTACCTGTAATGCATGTTTCAATTCAGAACTTAACAATCAAAGCGTAATAATAGGTACTCTTTGGGTGATATCAGGAAGGCGAATTAACAAATGACAGTTAGCAGCATTCAAACTTATAGATTCATGTGAAAGTGAAATCGACCATGGGATATATAACGTTGGAAAAAATAGTAGCTTCTAGTAGTAACATAGGAAGCACAGACATACAAAACCATAGCTTCTAATACATTGCATATTTCAATTAAAAACTTAAGAATCAAAGTGTAACAAAGAAATTTTCTAGATGATATCATCAAAGcgcattaaaattaaaactatcaGTGTTCACACCGTAGCTTCTAATAGCAACATGGGAAGTGTCAAGGATACGATAGTATCATGAGAATATATCTATCATATATACTTAAGGAATGTATAGTTATTGGCTTAACCTAGCTCTCACGCTAACCTTTGTATAAATACTTGTGTACATGCTTCTCATAATAATAACACAACattcttatatggtatcagagcagtcTACGATAccctaaatatttttctttttcttttcttttgccgtcagcttcttcttcctcaaaaCACAAACCATGGCTGCACACACTGCGGAAATTATCACCGCCGACAAACAAACCCTTCTCAACGTCAACATGTCAAACGTGACAAAACTCACCACCAGCAACTACCTCATGTGGAGTTTGCAGGTGCACGCCTTGTTAGACGGTTATAACTTGGCCGGTTACCTTGATGGAACCACTCCCCCACCACCTGATACGATCATCACTGATGGTGTTCCCGCTCCCAATCCCGCACTTGCAATTTGGAAGCGTCAAGACAAGCTCATCTTCAGCGGTCTTCTTGGGGCAATCACTATGACCATTCAGCCCATTCTGTCCAGATCTGCTTCAGCAGCCGACATCTGGAGAACCCTTGCTGCAACGTATGCAAATCCGAGCCGTGGCCATCTGCAACAAATCAGGCTCCAACTGAAACAATGGGAAAAAGGCACTAAGACGATCGATGAGTTCATCCAGGGCCTGACCACAAAGATTGATCAACTGGCGCTGTTTGGCAAGCCTATGGATCTTGAAGATCAAATCGCTAAGGTGATTGAGGGTCTTCCAGAGGACTACAAATCAGTTGCAGATCAGATTGAGGGAAGAGACGTTGCTCCAACCTTCACTGAAGTTCATGAAAAACTTCTCAATCATGAAGTAAAGTTACTGGCGAACTCAACTGCGGCTGCTATCATCTCAACACCAGTAACAGCTAACACAGCCAACACGCGCGGACGTGGCTATCAGGGACGCTCATCAACTCAGCACTGGAACCAAAACAAAGGTTCTGATCACTACTCTGCATCAAGACAGGACCAATGTGGAGGCAGAGGATATCAGGGTAAGTGTCAACTCTGTGGCACTCATGGCCACAGTGCGCGTCGATGCTACCAGCTACTCAACCGTCAGCTCACGCCAAACAACCAAGTCTCCACACCAACCTTTCCACCATGGCAGCCAAAGGCAAATATAGCAACTGGAACTGCTCAAACCGACAACATGTGGCTCATGGACAGCGGCGCAACACATCACATGACCAGTGATCTCCACAACCTCTCGCTTCACAATCCGTATCACGGCAATGACCTGGTTCAGATAGGAGATGGCTCAGGACTCTCCATCACTCATACTGGTTCAGTATCACTTTCTTCTCCCTCTCGCGCTTTTCGTTTAACTGATGTTCTATGTGTCCCTAATATTCACAAAAACCTCATCTCTGTTTATCGGTTGTGTAATGCTAATAAGGTTTCTGTTGAATtctttcaggtgaaggatctgAGCTCGGGGGTCCCGTTGCTCCAAGGCAAAACTAGAGGCGAGCTGTATGAGTGGCCATTTTCACCGTCAACCCTTACATCCTTCTTTGCCAATACCTCAACCAAAATCTCACCCAAAGAATGGCATGACAGACTTGGCCACCCAGCAGTCCCtgttttaaaatctattatttcttcttttcaACTTCCGTGTTCTCAAGTTGTTTCTCAAACATTGTCTTGTTCTGATTGCTCTATCaataaaagtcacaaacttCCATTTTTCCAAACCTCTATTACCTCAAACCGACCACTTGAATATCTTTTTGCTGATGTCTGGACGTCCCCGGTTGTCTCAGTCGACAATTTCAAATACTACTTGGTGATTGTAGATCACTACACCAGATATTCGTGGCTATATGCAATGAAAAATAAATCAGATGTTCGAGACATTTTCATACCATTCAAAAGCCTTGTTGAAAACAAGTTCAATACAAGGATTGGTACGTTCTTCTTCTCAGACAACGGGGGCGAGTTCTTAGCCCTTCGGTCCTTTCTTGCAACAGCCGGAATCTCTCATCTCACCTCACCGCCTCACACACCCGAACACAATGGACTTTCAGAAAGGAAACACAGACACGTTGTCGAAACCGGCTTGTCGCTTCTCACACACGCTGGCATGCCTTCTTCCTATTGGACTTACGCCTTCGCGACTGCAATATACCTAATCAATCGGCTCCCAACACCAGTTCTGAATATGACGTCTCCATTTCACAAACTTTTTGGAGAAATTCCCAACTACGGAAAGCTACGGACCTTCGGCAGTCTTTGCTTTCCTTGGCTCTGACCGTACACTCATCACAAACTGGAGAACCGTTCAACTCCCTGCGTCTTCTTAGGCTACTCCCTCACACAGAGTGCTTACATCTGTCTGCAGCCAGCCTCAGGTCGAATTTACATCTCCAGACATGTCAAGTTCGATGAGAGCTCCTTTCCCTTCAACACTTTAAGTAAACCGGCTGATCCAAGCTCAACCTAACCACCCACAAATTCCTTTCCTCCTGCAGAACAAATCCCAGTCCCAGCGCCACTCGTACAGCAGCCGACAGTCGCGCCTCAAGAGCCTCAGGTACAACCGATCTCTGATTCTAACCAGACTGTTTTGCAGGAAAGTGATACAACGGAGTCCTCTGCAACTCAACCTGAGAGACAAGATGATTCCCAAACCAGAAATAATCCTCCCCTCACACCCAATCAACCAGAAACCAGCCACCAAACTCCACCTTCATCATCAAACCCTACCGTTACCACTACATCTCAACCCATCATCCCTCCGGCTCCACCCACACACAACTATCACCCAATGCAGACCCGTCGCAAAAACAACATAACCAAACCCACAACCAAATATATCCTATCCGCATCCCTGAACCCTGACATACCACCTGAACCACTGACACTTGCTCAAGCTCTTAAAGATAAGCGATGGAGAGGATCTATGTCTCATGAGATCGATGCTTTTGCTCAAAACCAAACATTCGATTTGGTACCGCGACCACAAAATGTTCATGTTATCGGCTGCAGATGGCTTCACAAGAATAAATTTAAAGCTAACGGTACTCATGAAAGGTGCAAATCACGCTTAGTAGCAAAAGGGAACACTCAGAAACCTGGTCGTGACTACACTGACACTTACAGTCCTGTGATCAAGTCTACAACTCTTCGTCTTGTCCTCGATGTTGTGGTCACTCGATCATGGTCCATTCGGCAACTAGATGTGAACAATGCTTTCCTACAAGGCACACtcactgatgaggtttacatggAGCAACCACCAGGCTTTGTCGACACAGACAATCCATCCTTCGTTTGTCGTCTTAAAAAGGCCATCTACGGCTTGAAACAAGCTCCTCGAGCCTGGTACACAGAGTTGAAAAATTATCTTCTCACTGTCGGTTTTGCTAACTCTCTTGCAGACACCTCGCTGTTCATTCTTCGGCATGGCTCATCATGCATCTACCTGCTcgtatatgtagatgacatacTTGTGACCGGTAATGATGAAGCAATGATTCAACGTATACTTCGCCAACTTGCTGAGcgtttttctataaaagatccAGAAGATCTCAACTACTTCTTAGTCATTGAAGCACATCGATCTCCTGCTGGTCTTCATCtttcccaaaggaaatatattCTCGACCTACTACACAAACATGGGATGCTCGAAGCAAAACCAGTAAGCACACCTATGGCCTCTTCTCCGAAGCTCACTCTCCTCTCTGGCACATCGCTCTCTGATCAGACCGCTTATCGTCAACTAATTGGTGGTTTACAATATCTGGCCTTAACGAGATTGGACATATCTTATGCGGTTAATCGCCTGTCTCAGTTTATGCACAGACCCACAGACTTGCATCTTCAGGCTGCTAAGCGAGTTCTCAGGTATCTGGCCGGTACCAGCACTCATGGTGTCTTCTTCTCCGCCAAAAACTCCCTTACACTTCATGCATTCTCCgacgctgattgggctggagactcAGACGATTATATCTCCACCAACGCTTTCATCATTTACCTTGGTAGCCATCCGATTTCATGGTCAGCCAAGAAGCAAAAGAGTGTCGCAAGATCATCAACcgaagcagagtacagatcCGTCGCTAACACTGCGTCTGAACTCCGCTGGATCTGTAACTTACTCACTGAAATGGGCATTACATTACCAGCTACTCCGGTTATCTACTATGACAACGTAGGTGCCACGTTTCTTTGTGCAAATCCTGTCTTCCACTCACGGATGAAACACGTCGCCTTAGATTACCACTTTATCCGAGGTCAAATCCAGAATGGCATTCTCAGAGTAGCTCATGTCAACACTAAAGATCAACTTGCAGATGCCTTAACCAAACCACTTCATCGGAGCAGATTTACTGAGCTTAGAGACAAGATCGGAGTGTCTACCGTCCCTCCGTCTTGCGGGGGCGTGTCAAGGATACGATAGTATCATGAGAATATATCTATCATATATACTTAAGGAATGTATAGTTATTGGCTTAACCTAGCTCTCACGCTAACCTTTGTATAAATACTTGTGTACATGCTTCTCATAATAATAACACAACATTCTTATAGGAAGCACATATATGACAATTACTCAAGATATAGAAAACTACCTCAAATCTTTAATGGTAGAATCTTCCACGGACTTTTTGCTTTTATAGAAGACAACCTTCGGCGGTGGAGACAACCAATCGTCATCACCTGCTACTTCaatcacttcttttttttttttttgaatgaatgttaaatttattcatcaaaaaagcCTTATTACAACAAGTGCATCCTGTTTAGTATTAAAGAGCAACAACTACAACTCTGATCTACTTCAACTACAGGAAAATGAGGCTATCTACATTCTAGTAGTAAACCAAAACTGCATAAGATCTTCCATCCCCTTTATCCCTTTCATACGTATCAAacttattttgtttcttatccCTTTATCAATCAACCGATTCAGTACAGGCAACGGCAACATCTTATCACCATGTCTGATcttgtttctttctctccatACTGCATAAAGAACAGCTTGGAACCAGGGGCGGACCCACGTTATAGAATAGGGGGTCATCTGACacatgtttaattttatatctttGTGTTTGTATAACAACTAATGAAAAAGTCTGTAGCTGAGTTGGTCTTTTCCTTTACAGCTGACACACCTTTTCCCGGTTCAATTCCAGCCTCTTACAttttgattgtttatttttttctatatgaatTATGTGACACCCCTTAAAAGCAAAATTGGGTCCGCCACTACTTGGAACGCATATCGGATGCAAAACAAACTCTTCCTCTCCCTAGTTACATCAATAATAATCTCCATGATCTCTGACCAGACATTGGTGTAAGAGCTTCTGAGAATGCCTTTTGCAATGTACTCCCAGACTTGGCCTGTGTAAGAACACTCGAAGAATAGGTGATTTCTTGATTCAGGTGGTGTCAATGCCTTGGCTCCACTTAGCAATTCTGTCCAGTGTAGACATTCTATCTCGCATAGAAATCCATGTCACAAACGCATATTTTGGGGTAGCTTAAGCAAACCAGACACCTCGAGCCCAAGTACAAGAAGGCTTAATCTCTCTTAGCAACATCCAAGTCTCTTGAGTAGAAAACTTCCGACGGAACCCTGATTTTCTTCTCCAAAGACTTATATCTCTGTTTGGTTCCTCTCTATTACCCTCAACTCATCTTCTATCTTATTGAGTATACACGTTccgtgtcttcttcttcttcgagaaCTCAACACTGCCTCCTCCACTGTCGCTCTCTTACCCACTCCCAAgtcaacaataccacaatcaCCCAATAAGTCTGCAAGCAAACCCTTATTAGACCAATTATCGAACCAGAGTGAAGTATGTCTTCAATTCcccaacttctttttttttaaaattgtttagcCAAATATCTCTCAACTTCAACATCTTACGCCACATCCAAGATCCCACTTGTGTGTTAATACTTACTTCCCAGAAGCTCTTTCCTTTAAGTAAATTTGATCGAATCCACTTATCCCATAACGAGACTCCAGCAAGCATTCTCCAAATCAGCTTGAGACCATACACTCTGTTTACTTCTCTTAAGTCCCTAATCCCCAATCCACCTTCACTCTTCATTCTACAAATCTTCGTCCAAGCTACTTTAGCCTTAGTAGCCTTCAGCACTGGCCCTGTCCATAAGAAAGCCGGACATATTTGTTCCACCTCCTTGATGCACTTACTAGGCAATCTGAACACAGCAATCCAGAAATTGATGATACTGATAAGCACCGAATTGATTAGCTGGAGACGACCAGCATATGACAAGAAACGACACGTCCAAGTGCTAATCTTGCTTCTAATTTGCTCAAGTAGGGGAGTATAATCTTGCTTGCTCATCGCTTTGGTCATAAGAGGAAGTCCCAAGTAGCGTACAGGAAGCTCTCCTTCAGCAAAATTGAAATTCTCCAATATATTACTCTTCTCAGCCTCTGGGATTCCTACCATGTAAATGGTTGATTTCTCAAGACTTATGCTTAGTCCGGACCAGTCTTCAAACTCCTCAAATACTGAAAGACCACCCTGTACAGACTCCTTCGAACCTTCCACAAACACCATTAAATCATCTGCGAAACAGAGATGGGTGAGGGAGAGCTTATGGCAACCCGGATGAAGCTTGAATTTCCTCTCTTCCACTGCTTTATCAATTTTCCATGATAGAACATTCATACACAGTACAAATAAATACGGTGAGAGAGAGCAGCCC
The window above is part of the Brassica napus cultivar Da-Ae chromosome C8, Da-Ae, whole genome shotgun sequence genome. Proteins encoded here:
- the LOC106384704 gene encoding uncharacterized protein At3g43530-like; this translates as MKGRKRKNPSTTCVGVSSRTRARKAVSAGNEPARETTVVSLSVDSESDDMSDVSSKARQPPQPLELYFKSTEFTKTCKIQTKCFVKNTVDVIKKLKEEVKWFTTHPQFRHFFHMPDEQYLKLQGMWMLLLRTISTEEEDVAWFSLNGVPIRYSMREHALISGLDCHEYPRKYLKLGSTKFVDYYFGGLKKITITDVEQKLLSMKTPCNDRLKMAVLFFLGRVIRGQAKDSGPVDPFILRIVEDLDVCRTFPWGRLTFEDAIKNIKHMMELLKGEVHPACGFPGFIIPLEILAFECIPKLGKTFRLSADTPSEDCPRMCKSRFTKSSMKGYPLEDIYAALGHTKVINSVLVPTVGEEIMLARIIDEEREYHCEGSTSDTWNHWLNVKHKKIFWKKLYDLDVAARVFKKKKDKEKVTFLEDSSSKSGLESLKALEEKILGAISEGFSGLKSVVEAKLGDMDVRMSKFEKNQRQLRRRAKKIEEKLTSIESNKNEERNYGEDMDFGWDDRDYGRAEGKENSEKAKEDKENSESGEEKDVVSGGKNSKDGEKENNEKGEEEKDHEPEKDKENSDSVEKGEEYVEESDGESSLLRLQERVRVQAEEFWRTIDDESEAEEEVEKEGEEEAEKEVQEEKEGEKEAEKEVQEEKEGEKEAEKEVQEEKEGEEEGEKEAEKEVQEEKEAEKVESKGTPTSTGVIVITPRGRTKAADARKAISISPEIVVVTGIAELAEKEVEVEDTQTEQEAIQTEIVEKEAEVTEKDAELAEKEDQDVDEEEEKAEESEDNPVESPSEKHAELAEKSVESDVDLDVEEEEEKAEEIKDNLVESPAKKQTELAEKSVEVELKTKRKPKVKVIAVPYGIPRAERLAKMRAEAEKKKARAEKKKAKADGAPKKKDRPKKTEATLKPCTPLPEKRKSEPSRWVQSPFTEGKTDELEVPKKKLKTKT